The Shewanella algae DNA segment CCAGTTTCAGTGCAGCGGCAACACCATCAAACACACTGGCCACAGTGGAGCAGGAATATTGAGGATAGAGAGGCAACACCAGCACCCTGTCCACACCAGCATTTTTCAGCGCCGTCAGGCCATCATTCAAGGACGGGCTGCCATAGCTCATACCCAGCGCCACAGGAATATGGCAGCCAGTTTGCTCCCGAAGCAATTCCGCCAGGGCTTGTCTCTGCTGTTTACTGACCACCATTAATGGCGAGCCTTCTGCTTGCCAGATAGACTGATACAACTTGGCGACTTTGCCCGGTCGGGTATTGAGAATAATCCCTTGCAACAGGGGTTGCCACAGCCAGGGAGACAGATCCACCACACGTTGATCACTGAGGAACTGCTTCAAAAAAGCACGCACCGCCGCTTTGGTTGGCGCAGAGGGAGTTCCCAGGTTAACTAAAAGCACACCGAATGGAGGACGGGTATCCTGCACTGTATTATTCCTGTTCCGAGAAAGATGGCGCCAAGTTAACATCGCTAAAACCATAAAAAAAGCCCGCAGCTGCGGGCTTTTTTCGATTATGAGAACCGGTTCTGATAATTATTCAGCCCAGTGCCTTCACAATGGCTTCGCTGACGGAAGCAACGCTCTGGGTACCATCGAACTTGCTGTACTTGGTATCACCCTTGGCAGCCATGGCACCATAGTAATCCACCAAAGGTTTGGTTTGTTCGTGGTAGATGCCAAGGCGCTTACGTACTGTGCTCTCTTCATCATCGGGACGGATAACCAGCTCTTCACCAGTGACGTCATCCTTGCCTTCTTCTTTAGGCGGATTGAAGACTACATGGTAAACCCGGCCAGAACCAGGGTGCACCCGACGACCGCTCATACGCTTGACGATTTCTTCGTCCGGCACATCGATCTCAATCACATGATCGACATGGATACCGTTGGCCACCATGGCATCAGCCTGTGGAATGGTGCGCGGGAAACCGTCCAGCAGGAAACCCTTGGCGCAATCGTCCTGAGTAATGCGCTCTTTGACCAGACCTATGATCAGCTCATCTGAAACCAATTGTCCGGCGTCCATCACCTTCTTGGCTTCCAGTCCCAAAGGCGTACCGGCCTTGACGGCAGCACGCAGCATATCGCCGGTTGAGATCTGTGGAATGCCATACTTTTCCATGATGAACTGAGCCTGGGTACCTTTACCGGCACCAGGGGCGCCCAATAGGATAATGCGCATATCAAGAGTCCTCTTTTCGCATTGATATTCTTGTTAGGGCGGCGATCTTCGCACATCTGACCGCCCATGAGAAGGCTTTTGGCTTCGACTTTAGCCACAGAAACGCCAAAAAAACCTGACAGCTCTGACCTGTTGAAAATGGTCAAAACCGCTCAGGCAGAGGCTTGGGCTGTCAAGCTTGACTCTATCAGTAGAGTAAACTGTAGAGCTTGCGACGATAGCCGCTCGCCAGTGCATTCCCCTGGCCAAGGGCTGAAAGTATCGTCAGAAACTGTTGTTTCAACTCACCATTGCCGGCGTTGAGATCTTGCTGCAGTTGCGCAAAAAGCAGCTCA contains these protein-coding regions:
- the adk gene encoding adenylate kinase; translated protein: MRIILLGAPGAGKGTQAQFIMEKYGIPQISTGDMLRAAVKAGTPLGLEAKKVMDAGQLVSDELIIGLVKERITQDDCAKGFLLDGFPRTIPQADAMVANGIHVDHVIEIDVPDEEIVKRMSGRRVHPGSGRVYHVVFNPPKEEGKDDVTGEELVIRPDDEESTVRKRLGIYHEQTKPLVDYYGAMAAKGDTKYSKFDGTQSVASVSEAIVKALG